TCGCGCATCCCGTGTTCCCAGTACGCCTTGAGCATGGTGAGCTGGTAGAGGTCCGTGAGCAGGGCGCTCCCTCCCCGGTTCGGCGTCCGGATGACGCCGCCTTCCGCCATCGTTCGCTACTCCTCGGCCAGGGCCGTTCGCGTGGAGGCGAATACGGCCCCGGCCGCTCGCATGCGTCCGATGGCGCGGTCCCCATCGCCCGACTCGACATCCACGGCTCTCACCCCATCGTCCAGAACGACCACGTCCAGACCGACCGCCCGTGCGTCGAGGACGGTTCGAAGCACGCAGTAATCCGTCGCGAGTCCGCCCACGAAGACCCGTCCGACGCGTCGATCCGAGAGGAGCTCGGCGAGATCGGTGCCCGAGAACGCAGAGTAGGCTTCGGAGGCCGGGTCATCGGCCTTCGAGATCACGACGGCCGCGGCAGGAAGTCTCAGGGACTTCGGGAACGCCGCTCCACTCGTCCCTCCAACGCAGTGAAGCGGCCAGAGCCCGCCCTGCTGCACGAACGAGCAGTGGTCCGGCGGGTGCCAGTCGCGCGTCGCGAAGATCGGAAGGCCCGCTTCGGAGAAGGCGCGGATCGCTTCGTTCAGAAATGGAATGACGGCATCGCCTTCAGAGACGGCGAGCGCGCCGCCGGGGAGGAAGTCGTTCTGCACATCGACGACCAGCAGTGCGTCGCCCCGGCCGGGTGACCGGATCCGCATCGTTTCTCCTTCCGGGTATCCCTGCCCGACCCCGCAGGACATCCAGGTGCCACAGCCACTTGCTGCTCCACTCTATCATGCATTGCCGCGCGGTGCGAAACCGTGTTACAAGTGGCCTCCCGGCAGGGGCTCCGGGGTCGTGAACGCGCTTTCTGGAGGTAGTGGATGGACCGCAGAGCGGTTGTCCTGCTCAGTGGTGGACTCGACTCGGCAACCACGCTGGCGATCGCGGTCGAGCGGGGATATCGGCCCTATGCTCTAACGCTCCGCTACGGACAGAGACACGAACTCGAGGTGGACGCCGCCTGCCGCCTCGCGGAGGCGATGCGGGTGGTCCGCCATGTGATCACCGCCGTCGATCTGCGGGCGTTCGGGGGCTCGGCCCTCACCGGTGACCTGGAAGTACCCAGGGGCCCGCAGGTGGCTGCGGACTCCGAGGACATCCCCGTCACTTACGTCCCGGCGCGGAACACGATCTTCCTGTCGATGGCTCTCGCGTGGGCGGAGGCTCTCCAGGCTTCCGACATCTTCATTGGCGTCAACGCCGTCGACTACAGCGGATATCCCGACTGTCGGCCCGAGTTTCTCGATGCGTTCGAGAAGCTTGCCGGCCTCGGCACCAAGGCGGGGGTGGAAGGGAACCGGCCGTTCCGGATCCACGCACCTCTGATCGACCTCACCAAGGCGGAGATCATCCGGCGCGGACTCGCGCTGGGCGTCGACTACGGGATGACGCGCAGTTGCTACGATCCCGATGAATCGGGCGCGGCCTGTGGAGAGTGTGACTCCTGCCGCCTGAGGCTCGCCGGGTTCGCGGCGGCGGGAGTCCGGGATCCGGCCCCGTATCAGTCCCCGTAGCGGGCCCGGGTGCTGCGGCGCAGGCGTCTCGGACGCGGAGGTTCCGGGTCGCGTCGACTCCGGGGCCGGAGCGGGGTCTTCGAACCCTCTGCGCCATGACGGGTGACCCGGACGAGCAACCGGTCGATGGTAGCCCGTTCACCGGTTTCCTTGTTCATGGCATGGACGATCCGGCCACGCTCGCCGACCCACAGTGTGTCGGCACCGAAATCGCCGATGAACCAACTCTGGAGCGTGTCGGCGGAGGCTTCATCGATCTCCGTGACGCGCGGGCCGTCCAGGATCCAGCAGCGCATGCCGAAGCACGCCGTGAACGCGAACGCGACGAGCACGGGGTTCACCGGTTGACCGCCGCAGACAGGTTCATTTCGTAACCTATTCGACGCACTGCGGTTTCACTAGAAGCACAGCCGATCACGGTTGGCGGCGGGTCGCTGAGCAGGGTGTGTGACCATTCGCACGAGTCGAATCGTCTGCCGGACTCGCCGAGCTCGCGACCAGAGGTCGCTCGGTTCGAACCCCTTCTTGGCGGAGAGGGGGGGATTGGCTTCCTCCCGCTGCGCGGGGACTCGCCGAGCTCGCGACCAGAGGTCGCTCGGTTCGAACCCCTTCTTAGCGGAGAGGGGGGGATTCGAACCCCCAAGCCCGTGAGGGCGCCGGTTTTCGAGACCGGTGCATTGCCGTTCTGCCACCTCTCCGGGTGCCGGCTACCGGGATGCTCTCGGAGACTGCTGAAGCGGCCGGTACGCGCGGCCGGGGAAGGTGCTCCGAGAGGGCTGCCGCTGTCAAACTTTCGGGGCGGAAGGGGTGGGGTTGGCTTCCTCCCGCTGCGCGGGACTCGCCGAGCTCGCGACCAGAGGTCGCTCGGTTCGAACCCACGAGGGCAGGCATCTTCGACCTGCCTCGTGGGAAACTGCTCTAACGGACGGGGTGGGATTCGAACCCACGAGGCAGGGTTGCTGCCCACACGCTCTCCAGGCGTGCGCCTTAGTCCGCTCGGCCACCCGTCCGGAAGCCTCCGGGGTGAGGCCGGAGGTAGGGAGGCGGAGGGGGTGGGATTGACTCACCCGCTCCGCGGGTTCGTCGAGCTCGCTTCCTGCGGTCGCTCGGTTCGAACCCACGAGACTCTTTCGAGCCGCCCACACCTTCCTTCTGAGGCGGAGGGGGTGGGATTCGAACCCACGAGACTCTCTCGAGTCAACGCCTTAGCAGGGCGCCGCCTTAAGCCACTCGGCCACCCCTCCGCAGGATCCTGCTGTCCTGATTGGCCCGCCAGGACTCGAACCTGGAATCTTCTGGTCCAGAGCCAGACGTGTTGCCAATTCCACCACGGGCCAACGTCCCGATGAGTTGGGGCGTCGATAATACTTGCGGGGGGTCGACGCTTCAAGCGGCGGTTTCTCTGGATGGCCGGTGGGGAGAGAGGCCGGTCCGCCGGAGTCGCCGCGACGGAGCGCTAGCGTGGTGTCGCAGACGTCCGCGAGGCCACACTAGTCCTCGGGAGGGGAAGTTTCGCGGAGCTTGCGGAGGCGCTCTGCTTCGGCGGCCGCCTTCCTGATCGTCGGGAAACCGTCTCCCGAGCGCGAGGCGTCGCTGTCTCCCAACGGAACGACGTACCAGCGATCCGCGCGATCCTCGGACCGATCCATGTAATGGCCGCGCTCGAGCCGAAATCCATCGAGTTTCGCCCGGAAGCGGAGGGCCCTCACGATCACGCCGGGGTCGAAGTTGGCTTTAGACACGATCACACTCGGAGCCGGAGTCCATGCCGCGACAGACAGTGGTCACAGTGTATGGCCCACTTTCCGAATAGTCGGCCGGATAGAACCTGTTCTTCACAATCTCAACAACTCCATGGCGGGGCGACGGCAGAACTTCCCTCAATATAGCTGGGTATGCGCGCATGGGCTATGTCCTCCCCGGGCGTAGCGGCCCGGAGGAAGCGGATCCGCTGCGGCCGCGGTCGGGCCGGTCCGTGCTGGACAGGTAGGCGCGGAGCCGTTCGATCTCTTCGGGAGGGAGGAGCGTGATCGGCACCGCTGGAGCCGTCCCTGCGGAATACCGGGATAGCGGGACGAGTCGGTCATGAAAGATGATCGTTGCCGCCGTTACGGCTCGCTGCACGGCCTGCGCGTCGACGTGCGGGTCGAGGGCCCTGAAGCGGATTCCGAGAGCGAAGTCCCTGGCGGCGAGTTCCGCGGCGAACACGCGCACGGTCTCGCTGCGGGAGAGAAGCACGACGAATCCACGGCGTATTCGGCGTCGGACGAGTTCGCGTTCGCGGGTGCCCCCGGCGAGTGAAATCGGAACGCACTCGACGGTTCCGGACCGGCGCATCCGTGACAGCAGTTCACGCCGCAGGACCACCGGGGCGTCCTCCGGCATCTTTCGCGCGGAGTCGACGGCGCGAACGACGAACCCGCACGCCTCTTCCAGTTCCGCAGCGAGCACGGCCCGCAACCCGGCGCGAGGTTCGCACAGCGTCACGGGATGCGGATCCGGGCTCCGCGGCTCGCCCACGATCCGCTCCAGCTCGTTGAGCAGCCGCCAACGTGAGAGTCCCCCCGCATGCGCCCGCCTCAGCAGGTCCAGCGCCGCCGCCCGCGGCACCATCTCCACGGCGGGCGGCGGACGGGGGGAGCGCGGGCGCATCGACACGCGGGGACGCTGCCCCTTCCCGAGTTCGATGAGGTTTCTCCGCCGCAGTCGCGCGAGCGCGGCTCCGACGGTCCCCCGGTCGACGCCGAGCCGACGCGCCAAGTCCCGGGATGACGGTAGCGGGGCTCCGGGCCGCACGTGTCCATCCCGAATCCCGGCCTCCAGATCGGCCGCGAGCTGTCGGGGAAGCGGTATGTGGTGATCCCGCGACAGCGGCGAGAGTCCGCTTCGACGCGTCATGTGTCCGAGCCTCCGTGCCCTGGGGTCCCAAATGCCGGCCCTTGTCGACGGGAGTATGGGGACCGGCTCTCAACGGGGGATCAAATCGCCGGCTTCCCTTGAAGAGCTGCCAGGAAGTCGTCCACGCCACGCGTATTGAGGACGTGTTCCGCGGTGAGCCACGCCCGGCGGGCCTGTTCGATGCCGTAGTGCGCCAGATCCAGATCGTCCGGCCGGTGCGCGTCGGTCGCGACCACGACGGGCACGCCCAGTTCGCGCGCGCGCCAGAGGTGGCTGTCCTTCAGGTCCAGGCGGTGGGGGTGCGAGTTGACCTCGACGGCGACCCCGAACTCGGCGCAGGCGTGCAGAATATCGTCGATGTCCACATCGATGGGGCCGCGCCGGTTGATGATCCGTCCCGTCGGGTGCCCGAAGATCATCGAGCGGGGGTGTGCGAGCGCCTTCAGGACGCGTGACGTCTGCTGCGCCCGGTCCATTCCGAAGAAGGAATGGACCGAGATGATGACGACGTCGAGCTGATCGAGCATTTCGTCTTCGAGGTCCAGCGACCCGTCGCGGAGGATGTCGACTTCCAGCCCGCGCAGGATCCGGATCTCGGGGTGCGCCGCCTGCACCTCCGCGACCTCCTGCCACTGGCGTCGAAGCTTCGCGGCATCGAGACCCTCGACCATCGCCAGCGCTTTGGAGTGGTCGGTGATCGCCATGTACTCGTAGCCGCGCGCCACGCACGCCCGGACCATCTCCTCCAGGGAAGCGCGGCCGTCGGACCAGGTGCTGTGCATGTGGACGTCGCCACGCAGGTCGGACGTTTCGACCAGGCGGGGCAGTTCCCCGGCGTCGGAGGCCGCGAACTCGCCCCGGTCGCGGCGTATCTCCGGCGGCAGCCAGGAGAGGTCGAGCGCCCGGTAGACCTCCTCTTCCGTCGCTCCCGCGACCATCTCCCCCTCGGAGGCGATGCCCCGCTCGCCGAGCGCATCGTCCAGGGAGTCCTCGGGGATCGTGAACACGCCGTACTCGGAGACCCGCAGCTTCCGGTCGAGCGCGCGGCGGCGCAGGCGAATGTTGTGCTCCTTCGATCCGGTGAAATAGATGAGCGCGGCTCCCCAGCTTTCGGGGGGCACGACCCGCAGGTCGACCTGCAATCCGCTGCGGAGACGCACCGAGGTCTTCGTCCCTCCGGCTCCGATCACGCTCTCCACGCCGGAGAACCCGACGAGGGCGTCGGAGGCGGCGCGCGCGTCGTCGGCGAGGACGAGGATGTCGATGTCGCCGACCGTTTCCTTCCGGCGCCGGTAGCTCCCCGCGACTTCCAGGCGGGTGACGCCGGGCGTCGCCTGCAGGTGGTCGATCAGCGGCGGCAGGAGCTTGTCGACTTCTCCGAGGCGGAAGCGAGTCGTGCTCGTGCGATAGTTGCGTATGCCGCTCAGGATCCGGTCCTGCGTCTTGACTCCGAAGCCGGGCAGTTCGGCCACGCGTCCTTCGCTCGCGACCTCCTCCAGGTCGTCGATCGATTCGACGCCCAGCTCGTCCCACAGCTTGCGCGCCTTTTTCGGGCCGACCCCCGGGAGCCGCATCAACTCGACGAGCCCCGGGGGGATCTCGGCCGCTATCTCCTCGAGCATCGTGAGGCGCCCGCTTTCCACGAGTTCGCGAATGTTGTCCGCCAACCCTTTCCCGATCGACGGCAGCTCGGTGAGGTCGGCGCCCTGCTCGACCAGCTTGCGCAGGGGGGATGCGTGCGCGTTGATCGTGCGGACCGCATTGCGGTAGGCCCGGACGCGGAACGGGTTCGCCTGCTGGATCTCGAGCAGATCGGCCACCTCGTCCAGGACGCGGACGATCTCGATGTTCTCCATCAGGGCGCGTCGGGTTCGGAAGCGTCGCCCGCGGCGCCGGGTTCAGGAGCCTCATCGGGTGCGGGAACGTCTTCGAACGGCGAGAGGGCGCCGGGTCCGTCGCTCAGGAGCTTGAGGAGGCCCGCCTCATCCAGGATCTCGACCCCGAGGGTCTGCGCCCGCTCGAGTTTGCGGCCGGGGTTCTCGCCCGCAACGACGTAGCTCGTCTGCCTGCTCACGGATGACGTGACCTTCGCGCCCAGAGCCTCGAGCTTCTTCCCGGCTTCGGAGCGGCTCATCGACTCGAGCCCTCCGGTGAGGACGATTCGGAGTCCGGCCAGGGTGTCTCCCGCGCGCGGCGGGGGCACGGGCTCGACGCAGGCACGCAGTTCGTCCACGACCGCCGACACCTCGGGGCGGGCCAGGAAGGCGCTGATCTGCTCCGCCATCAGGGGTCCGATCCCGTCCACTTCCTGAAGCGCCTCCCCCGCGGGCGCCCCCTCTCCCGCGGGCGCCTCCTCCCCCGCTGCCGCCGCCTCCCCCGCGGGCGCCTCCTTTCCCGCTGCCGCCGCCTCCCGGAAGGCCTCGAAGGAGAGGAAGTGCGATGCGAGTTCACGCGCCACGGTCACCCCGATCTCGGGGATCCCGAGGCCGTAGATGAAGCGCGCGAGTTCGGTCGTCCGCGCTTCGGCGATCGCCGTGACGAGGTTCGTGGCGGACTTCTCCGCGAAGCCCTCCAGTTCCATGAGCTTCGCCGCCTCGAGTTCGAACAGTTCGGGGACGCGGCCGATCACGCCCTGCCGGACGAGGAGGTTCGCGGTTTCTTCTCCCAGTCCTTCGATGTCGAGGGCATGCCGCGACCCGAGATGTTGAATCCGCCCGGCCAGCTGCGCGGGGCAGGCGAACAGGTTGGGGCAGAACGTGTATGGGCCGCGTGGCTCCAGGAGAGCCCCACATGAAGGACACTCGGCAGGCATGACCCACGGTTCCGCGCGCTCGCGGCCCGGCTCCTCGATCCGCTCCAGGACCTGTGGAATCACGTCCCCCGCCCGCTGCACCCGCACCCGATCCCCCTCGCGAATGTCCTTGCGAGCGACCTCTTCCCGGTTATGCAGGTTCGCGCGGCTCACCGTCACGCCGCCCAGTTCCACCGGGCGCATGAAGGCGATGGGGGTCACGACGCCGGTCCGCCCCACGCTGGGGAAGATGTGAAGCAGCCGGGTGACCTCTTTCCGCGGCGGGAACTTGAACGCGAACGCCCAGCGCGGGTGGTGCGATGTCTCGCCGACTTCGTCCCGCGCGGCGATGTCGTCGAGTTTGATGACGATCCCATCGATCTCGTACTCGAGGTCGTCGCGCCCCTCCTCGATCTCCGCCTGGAACGCGAGGATCTCCCCGACGTCGGCGGAGGGGCGGCACCGCTCGTTCACGGGCAGCCCCCACTCGCGCAGCGCCTCGAGCGTGGCGCGCTGGGTGGCCGGCGGCCGTCCATCGATCGCGAGGATGTCGTAGACGTAGATATCGAGGGGGCGCGCCGCGGTGATGCGCGGGTCGAGCTGCCGGAGCGATCCGGCCGCGGCGTTGCGCGGGTTCGCGAACGGAGGGCGGTCGCTCTTGAGAAGCCGGGCGTTCAGCGCCTCGAAATCGCCCACTCTCATGATGACTTCGGCCCGCAGCGCCAGGAGCGGCGGCGCCTCCCGATCCGCGGTCCGCAGCCGGAGCGGTACCGACTGGATCGTGCGGATGTTCTCGGTCACGCCTTCGCCGCGTACTCCATCTCCCCGGGTTACGGCCCGCGAGAGCCGGCCGGATTCGTAGACGAGTTCGATCGAGGCGCCGTCCAGTTTCGGCTCGACGACGTATGCGATGTCATCTCCGAGCGCCTTGCGCATCCGTTCGTCGAACCGTTCGAGCGGCTCCACGTCGGCGGATGAATCGAGGCTGAGCATCGGGGCGGTATGCTCGATCGTCTCGAATGCATCGAGCGGCTCCGCCCCCACGCGCTGGGTCGGGGAATCGGGGGTGACGAGTTCCGCGTGCGACGTCTCCAGGGCCTTCAGTTCGCGGAACATCTCGTCGAACCGTTCGTCGGATATCTCGGGCTGATTGCGGACGTAGTAGAGATACGAGTGGTGCCGCAGCGCCCTGCGCAGTGCTCGGGCCCGCCGCTCGGGCCCGCCGGGACTCATCAGAAGGTGACGCCCAGCTGGGCTCCGGCGATCAGGTAACTGTCATCGGCGGTCGTGAACACGACGTACGGCCGGACGTGAATGCTGCCGATCTCGACCGTGACGCCGCCGCGGATGACGGGGCTGAATTCCCTGTCCCCCTCCACGATGTCGTCGTAGAGCCTGTCGACCGAATAGTTCTCGATGCTCAGGGTCGCCGAGGGGATGATCGCGAGGCCGGAGCCCGGCGCGCCGAAGCGTTGTCCGACGGCCACGCCAACCCCGTAAACGGTCTCGCTCTTGTACGGGAGATCGTCGAAGTTCCTCGACAGGACGCCTCCGACCCCCACGGTGACGAGCGGACAAACCGACGGG
This portion of the Candidatus Palauibacter polyketidifaciens genome encodes:
- a CDS encoding isochorismatase family protein, whose product is MRIRSPGRGDALLVVDVQNDFLPGGALAVSEGDAVIPFLNEAIRAFSEAGLPIFATRDWHPPDHCSFVQQGGLWPLHCVGGTSGAAFPKSLRLPAAAVVISKADDPASEAYSAFSGTDLAELLSDRRVGRVFVGGLATDYCVLRTVLDARAVGLDVVVLDDGVRAVDVESGDGDRAIGRMRAAGAVFASTRTALAEE
- the queC gene encoding 7-cyano-7-deazaguanine synthase QueC, yielding MDRRAVVLLSGGLDSATTLAIAVERGYRPYALTLRYGQRHELEVDAACRLAEAMRVVRHVITAVDLRAFGGSALTGDLEVPRGPQVAADSEDIPVTYVPARNTIFLSMALAWAEALQASDIFIGVNAVDYSGYPDCRPEFLDAFEKLAGLGTKAGVEGNRPFRIHAPLIDLTKAEIIRRGLALGVDYGMTRSCYDPDESGAACGECDSCRLRLAGFAAAGVRDPAPYQSP
- a CDS encoding GntR family transcriptional regulator, whose product is MTRRSGLSPLSRDHHIPLPRQLAADLEAGIRDGHVRPGAPLPSSRDLARRLGVDRGTVGAALARLRRRNLIELGKGQRPRVSMRPRSPRPPPAVEMVPRAAALDLLRRAHAGGLSRWRLLNELERIVGEPRSPDPHPVTLCEPRAGLRAVLAAELEEACGFVVRAVDSARKMPEDAPVVLRRELLSRMRRSGTVECVPISLAGGTRERELVRRRIRRGFVVLLSRSETVRVFAAELAARDFALGIRFRALDPHVDAQAVQRAVTAATIIFHDRLVPLSRYSAGTAPAVPITLLPPEEIERLRAYLSSTDRPDRGRSGSASSGPLRPGRT
- the polX gene encoding DNA polymerase/3'-5' exonuclease PolX; protein product: MENIEIVRVLDEVADLLEIQQANPFRVRAYRNAVRTINAHASPLRKLVEQGADLTELPSIGKGLADNIRELVESGRLTMLEEIAAEIPPGLVELMRLPGVGPKKARKLWDELGVESIDDLEEVASEGRVAELPGFGVKTQDRILSGIRNYRTSTTRFRLGEVDKLLPPLIDHLQATPGVTRLEVAGSYRRRKETVGDIDILVLADDARAASDALVGFSGVESVIGAGGTKTSVRLRSGLQVDLRVVPPESWGAALIYFTGSKEHNIRLRRRALDRKLRVSEYGVFTIPEDSLDDALGERGIASEGEMVAGATEEEVYRALDLSWLPPEIRRDRGEFAASDAGELPRLVETSDLRGDVHMHSTWSDGRASLEEMVRACVARGYEYMAITDHSKALAMVEGLDAAKLRRQWQEVAEVQAAHPEIRILRGLEVDILRDGSLDLEDEMLDQLDVVIISVHSFFGMDRAQQTSRVLKALAHPRSMIFGHPTGRIINRRGPIDVDIDDILHACAEFGVAVEVNSHPHRLDLKDSHLWRARELGVPVVVATDAHRPDDLDLAHYGIEQARRAWLTAEHVLNTRGVDDFLAALQGKPAI
- the ligA gene encoding NAD-dependent DNA ligase LigA, with translation MSPGGPERRARALRRALRHHSYLYYVRNQPEISDERFDEMFRELKALETSHAELVTPDSPTQRVGAEPLDAFETIEHTAPMLSLDSSADVEPLERFDERMRKALGDDIAYVVEPKLDGASIELVYESGRLSRAVTRGDGVRGEGVTENIRTIQSVPLRLRTADREAPPLLALRAEVIMRVGDFEALNARLLKSDRPPFANPRNAAAGSLRQLDPRITAARPLDIYVYDILAIDGRPPATQRATLEALREWGLPVNERCRPSADVGEILAFQAEIEEGRDDLEYEIDGIVIKLDDIAARDEVGETSHHPRWAFAFKFPPRKEVTRLLHIFPSVGRTGVVTPIAFMRPVELGGVTVSRANLHNREEVARKDIREGDRVRVQRAGDVIPQVLERIEEPGRERAEPWVMPAECPSCGALLEPRGPYTFCPNLFACPAQLAGRIQHLGSRHALDIEGLGEETANLLVRQGVIGRVPELFELEAAKLMELEGFAEKSATNLVTAIAEARTTELARFIYGLGIPEIGVTVARELASHFLSFEAFREAAAAGKEAPAGEAAAAGEEAPAGEGAPAGEALQEVDGIGPLMAEQISAFLARPEVSAVVDELRACVEPVPPPRAGDTLAGLRIVLTGGLESMSRSEAGKKLEALGAKVTSSVSRQTSYVVAGENPGRKLERAQTLGVEILDEAGLLKLLSDGPGALSPFEDVPAPDEAPEPGAAGDASEPDAP